In one window of Mobula birostris isolate sMobBir1 chromosome 25, sMobBir1.hap1, whole genome shotgun sequence DNA:
- the gusb gene encoding beta-glucuronidase yields the protein MARSWWLLLLFLGSSAALTPRETPSRELKELGGLWSFRADQSSGRNQGFEEKWYQRPLRETGPVIDMPVPASYNDITQDPRLRNFIGWVWYEKEVWVPRCWTSDAGKRVVLYVGSANYFSVVWVNGIQVTFHEGGHLPFEADVTKIMQSAASQYRITIAVNNTLTPYTLPPGEIQHMSDTKRYPPGYFVQIVQFDFFNYAGIHRPVLLYTTPSVYIDDITVITDIQDDTGIINYQVSVSGSAYFSLTVKLYDQRGQVVASATDVPSAGQFKLNNPNLWWPYLMHENPAYLYSLEVYMKSENGGILYEDFYTLPVGIRKVKVTKTQFLINGKPFYFHGVNKHDDSDIRGKGLDWPLIIKDFNLLRWLGANSFRTSHYPYAEEIMDLCDKYGIVVIDECPGVGIRNAVSFGNKSLTHHLAVMKELVHRDKNRPSVVMWSVANEPASGLPPAEYYFKTLISSTKAMDPTRPVTFTTDASYEAEKAVQYTDVICVNSYLSWYHDSGHLEIIPLQLTDQFENWYKKYQKPIIQSEYGAGALPELHSDPPIMFTEEYQQAVMREYFKIFDVKRKDYLIGELIWNFADFMTDQHVMRVVGNRKGIFTRQRQPKTAAFVLRDRYWKLANETRYISPRFCHQSQNEDHHTCRRDEKNFSTAKS from the exons ATGGCGCGGAGCTGGTGGCTGCTGCTCTTGTTCCTCGGCTCGTCTGCTGCCCTGACTCCCCGAGAGACGCCGTCCCGAGAACTGAAAGAACTGGGCGGACTCTGGAGTTTCCGAGCCGATCAGTCCTCGGGCCGGAACCAGGGATTCGAGGAGAAATGGTACCAGCGACCCCTGAGAGAG ACAGGGCCAGTGATCGACATGCCTGTTCCAGCAAGTTACAATGACATCACACAGGATCCCAGGTTGAGGAACTTCATTGGCTGGGTTTGGTATGAAAAAGAGGTTTGGGTTCCTCGATGTTGGACTTCTGATGCTGGGAAGAGAGTGGTACTCTATGTTGGTAGTGCCAATTACTTCTCTGTGGTT TGGGTGAATGGTATTCAGGTTACCTTTCATGAAGGTGGCCACCTTCCTTTTGAAGCTGACGTCACTAAAATTATGCAGAGTGCTGCATCTCAGTATAGAATCACTATAGCAGTGAACAACACACTTACTCCTTATACTTTACCACCAGGGGAGATTCAACACATGTCAGATACAAAAAG GTATCCGCCTGGTTATTTTGTGCAGATCGTCCAATTTGATTTCTTCAATTATGCTGGGATTCATCGGCCTGTTCTGTTGTATACTACACCTAGTGTCTACATCGATGACATAACAGTTATAACAGACATCCAGGATGATACAG GAATTATAAATTACCAAGTGTCTGTTAGTGGAAGCGCATATTTCTCATTGACAGTGAAACTGTATGATCAGCGAGGACAGGTTGTTGCCTCTGccactgatgtaccttcagctgGCCAATTCAAATTGAATAATCCTAACCTATGGTGGCCGTACCTGATGCATGAGAATCCTGCATACCTGTATAGCCTTGAG GTGTATATGAAGAGTGAAAATGGTGGCATTTTGTATGAAGATTTTTATACATTACCAGTAGGAATTCGCAAAGTCAAAGTTACCAAGACCCAGTTCCTTATTAATGGAAAGCCATTCTATTTCCATGGAGTGAATAAGCATGACGATTCTGAT ATTCGAGGGAAAGGACTTGACTGGCCATTGATTATCAAGGACTTTAACCTTCTTCGATGGCTGGGAGCAAATTCATTTCGTACAAGCCATTATCCCTATGCAGAAGAAATCATGGATTTATGTGACAAATATGGGATTGTGGTCATAGATGAGTGTCCAGGCGTGGGCATCAGAAATGC GGTGAGCTTTGGAAATAAGTCCCTTACTCATCATTTAGCTGTAATGAAAGAGCTGGTACACAGAGACAAAAACAGGCCATCAGTGGTAATGTGGTCTGTAGCTAATGAACCAGCATCTGGACTACCACCAGCAGAATATTACTTCAA gacttTAATTTCATCAACAAAAGCTATGGATCCAACCAGGCCTGTTACTTTTACAACAGACGCTAGCTATGAGGCCGAAAAAGCT GTCCAATACACAGATGTTATTTGTGTGAACAGCTATCTTTCCTGGTACCATGATTCAGGCCATCTGGAGATCATTCCATTGCAACTTACCGATCAGTTTGAGAATTGGTATAAAAAATACCAGAAACCAATTATTCAGAGTGAATATGGAGCAGGTGCACTTCCGGAACTGCATAGT GATCCTCCTATAATGTTCACTGAAGAGTATCAGCAAGCTGTAATGCgggaatattttaaaatatttgatgTAAAAAGGAAGGACTACTTAATTGGAGAACTAATTTGGAATTTTGCCGACTTCATGACTGACCAAC ACGTAATGCGTGTGGTTGGAAACAGGAAAGGGATCTTCACTCGTCAGCGGCAACCTAAAACAGCAGCTTTTGTTCTTCGGGATCGCTACTGGAAACTGGCAAATGAAACCAGATACATTTCTCCAAG ATTCTGTCACCAGTCTCAAAACGAAGACCATCACACCTGTCGAAGGGATGAAAAAAACTTCTCCACAGCCAAGTCATAA